The following proteins come from a genomic window of Legionella cherrii:
- the pilV gene encoding type IV pilus modification protein PilV, with amino-acid sequence MNGSGRDNTQQRGMSLIEVLIAFVILAVGMLGIAGMLILSSKANNSSYAKQQAVQCIYDIFDKIRANTQAAINGNYNISNINSSGSPTLPAAPGVMCNQSPCSNAQLASYDTWYWLSFDVSRLPNGSGSITSAPAPGTGGNTIITVTVQWDDSLAQNQVGASSTPAPTNPNYVQLSVQSQL; translated from the coding sequence ATGAATGGTTCAGGAAGAGACAACACGCAACAAAGAGGAATGTCCTTAATTGAAGTCCTTATTGCTTTTGTCATCTTGGCAGTGGGCATGTTAGGGATAGCGGGCATGTTAATCCTTTCGAGCAAAGCCAATAATTCGAGTTACGCCAAACAACAGGCAGTACAATGTATTTATGACATATTTGATAAAATTCGCGCAAATACTCAGGCAGCGATTAATGGTAATTACAATATCAGTAATATCAACAGCAGTGGTTCACCTACTCTTCCAGCAGCTCCTGGGGTGATGTGCAATCAATCGCCTTGTTCGAATGCTCAATTAGCTTCATATGATACCTGGTATTGGTTAAGCTTTGATGTGAGCAGGCTGCCTAATGGCAGCGGTTCGATTACTTCTGCTCCTGCACCAGGGACGGGAGGAAATACAATCATTACGGTAACTGTGCAATGGGACGACAGCTTGGCACAAAATCAAGTTGGGGCAAGCAGTACTCCAGCGCCAACTAACCCTAACTATGTTCAACTAAGCGTACAAAGTCAATTATGA
- a CDS encoding PilW family protein: protein MNTYTKYQQGFSLVELMIATAIGLLLSYAVMEVYVTQTQVYRTTNSQALIQSTENAIANLVIPIIRSTGFVGCGSDSTAMSNLNGGGSSPLGTLNANPTLIAGYNRNGTTISITQDNPSNDANAGDWTPSLDPSLAGSVENTSDVVVVLGAASGSFPVSITAIDSSSSSFTVQSTTGLSLAAGQFAAVSDCVKSSVFVITGVAGTSISHAAGSGQYDNSTSTFIVNYQIGSQFIPLQQTAFFVGQGQGGQSSLMRGTLTETGWTIQPLVPGVDVMKVQYGIGGNGTISQYVTADAVPNWAQVYAIRLGFLIEGQAASGNQNTTQYRVLDTLVTVPNDNRLRHVYEVNIALRNAGS from the coding sequence ATGAATACATATACTAAATATCAACAAGGTTTTTCGTTAGTCGAATTAATGATTGCCACTGCTATAGGCCTCCTACTCAGTTATGCAGTTATGGAAGTATATGTCACTCAAACTCAAGTCTATAGAACAACAAATTCACAAGCGCTTATTCAAAGTACAGAAAATGCGATTGCTAACTTAGTCATTCCGATTATTCGCTCAACTGGATTTGTAGGGTGTGGTTCAGACAGTACGGCAATGTCTAATTTAAATGGCGGCGGTTCCAGTCCCCTTGGGACACTGAATGCGAACCCAACACTAATCGCTGGGTATAATCGGAATGGCACAACCATTTCCATTACTCAGGATAACCCTAGCAACGACGCTAATGCCGGTGATTGGACACCTTCTCTGGATCCCTCTTTGGCAGGAAGCGTAGAAAATACCAGTGATGTTGTGGTTGTCCTAGGCGCAGCTTCCGGGAGTTTTCCTGTTTCGATAACGGCTATTGACTCAAGCAGTAGCTCCTTTACAGTGCAAAGTACAACGGGTCTTAGCCTTGCTGCAGGTCAATTTGCTGCGGTCTCTGATTGTGTTAAATCCTCGGTATTTGTCATTACTGGAGTAGCAGGAACATCCATTTCCCATGCCGCAGGCTCAGGACAATATGACAATTCTACGTCGACGTTTATTGTTAATTATCAGATTGGATCTCAGTTCATTCCCTTACAACAAACTGCATTTTTTGTAGGACAAGGACAAGGCGGACAAAGCTCATTAATGCGGGGAACCCTGACTGAGACAGGCTGGACTATTCAACCGCTGGTTCCTGGTGTTGACGTAATGAAAGTCCAGTATGGCATAGGTGGCAATGGGACAATCTCTCAGTATGTTACTGCTGACGCAGTTCCAAACTGGGCTCAAGTTTATGCAATTCGTCTGGGTTTTTTAATTGAAGGGCAGGCTGCCTCAGGTAATCAAAATACCACTCAATATAGGGTGTTAGATACGTTAGTTACTGTACCAAACGATAATCGTCTTCGTCATGTTTATGAAGTCAATATTGCGTTAAGGAATGCGGGATCATGA
- a CDS encoding pilus assembly PilX family protein, with translation MDKHASIHELSWKNVAANEKGYILLITMILLIMLTVLALTDVSLNTTQTRIAANATDSEICLEKTEGALNQAINNLLNGTYNANNFLNNNSGLYLLNPNNPPLWTTVNWSSSTSVIPSFQGYSNSQASYIIEQLPSVIKPGQNMKMPTYIYRITARSLGANGNTSVMLQTTVQIQP, from the coding sequence ATGGATAAACATGCCTCAATACACGAACTGTCTTGGAAGAATGTCGCGGCAAATGAAAAAGGATATATCCTTCTAATCACTATGATCTTGCTGATTATGCTTACTGTTTTGGCGCTTACGGATGTGTCACTCAATACCACACAGACACGAATTGCAGCGAATGCTACTGATAGCGAAATTTGTTTGGAAAAAACTGAAGGCGCATTAAACCAGGCAATTAATAATTTACTGAATGGAACTTACAATGCAAACAATTTTTTAAATAACAACAGCGGACTGTACCTATTAAATCCCAATAATCCACCATTATGGACAACCGTTAATTGGTCCAGTTCTACATCAGTAATTCCCAGTTTTCAAGGATACTCCAATTCCCAAGCAAGCTATATCATAGAGCAACTGCCTTCAGTTATTAAGCCGGGGCAAAATATGAAAATGCCGACTTACATATATCGAATTACAGCACGGTCTTTAGGAGCTAATGGAAACACATCGGTAATGTTACAAACGACGGTACAAATTCAACCATAG
- a CDS encoding pilus assembly protein yields MNDARSRYFGKGLRIFLLILLSTFAIAASQPTLNIPQVPLILASPIHPQILIAIGNSESMDGNLAGAIMTGSGSLTGGLTSLSNSSSPINYTVPTGFTPPIQAANSSGQAPYTVSQSGVLVDNSPSRLNVAKAGIQAIINTYMESTDFALETYSISGVGVYNTWVYYMSPQSSNFSFTNTQVAGNTYVQNPCYNYSTASSTVQSNCSSIASFYGSSVVSSNLYMQIGSSSDFPSINDVLYASSGLPGVFLTYNGPSPATPYPPNFSISNYNSGNVLISYSKSLPNIGGFSTSPTNAGFVPFSPQVLYAQRGFGYNGNQSATTGNIVVPMTSAGTTPTQTSINNAISVFTPYLQPETNSSSTKEIKAAAVQSPIAGLLTKANSYLTSLGTTSGNGCPQKKYVILISDGLPTQDLSGKLWPPLGSAAATGYGITATFNADGSLKSTNCQALTDAINTITTLKQNGIPTYVIGLGAGVNPSLNPQAASTLTAMAVAGGTTNYYPATSSTDLVNDLNSIMISIQNGSYTTTAASVSSTQLSTNTVEYKASFVSNDSPYLDWTGSLVALPLNPTTGIPTGATNWNAQPLLDTLVAGSGWSSNRFIATWNPTTNTGVPFEWANISTSQQTALQPSDSLGQQRLQYLRGNTALELHNGGSFRNRSHILGDIIDSQVLYVGPPSAPYTSSSYLSFAQAQANRTPMVYVGANDGMLHAFNAVNGQEVFAFIPNGVFNNLVYLTSPLYNLSHRFYVDGSPQSADVQFSDTSWHTVLVSSENGGGNSIFGLDITNPINFVNETNLAQKVLWEFTDSDMGLGYSQPQIAQIGSSSATPATFAVFFGNGYNNPNNTAILYAINPQTGALISKINLCNAVPGTCSTSTPQGLSSVAVANLNGFQGVPITNVYAGDLQGNMWSVNVSDLNPANWTVRLLFQAKNSSGTAQSITTAPVVTLNPNYPRIPGLFVMFGTGQLLQTSDLLNTQTQTIYGVLDKPQSSVTYTRTNLQQQTLNLVSTSTSGLSVPVVTASSTPVNWNNQFGWFTDMITSGQRIVTNPTIFNGAFISTLNTPPQSCGTSFSSMLLELNFKTGGSFPNPQITGVSASGSPTNQYLYSGVVGIQLSNNFANAPTVVSNQNNYVVLLITQANGSQSTILNPNTSQRKTGWWQLQ; encoded by the coding sequence ATGAACGATGCACGAAGCAGATATTTTGGTAAAGGACTCAGGATTTTCTTATTAATCTTGCTGTCAACTTTTGCCATTGCAGCGAGCCAACCTACCTTGAATATCCCCCAAGTCCCTCTGATCTTAGCCAGTCCAATTCATCCACAGATATTAATTGCCATTGGAAATTCCGAATCAATGGATGGGAACCTGGCCGGTGCCATCATGACGGGATCCGGCTCTCTTACTGGCGGTTTAACTTCATTGAGTAATTCCAGCTCCCCTATCAATTATACCGTGCCTACAGGGTTTACCCCTCCAATTCAAGCAGCAAATAGTAGTGGGCAAGCACCCTATACCGTCAGTCAAAGTGGTGTGTTGGTCGATAATAGCCCCAGCCGCTTAAATGTGGCAAAAGCGGGCATTCAAGCCATTATCAACACCTACATGGAATCCACAGACTTTGCTTTGGAAACCTACAGTATCAGTGGTGTCGGTGTTTATAACACCTGGGTTTATTATATGTCTCCTCAAAGCAGTAATTTTTCATTCACCAACACACAGGTTGCAGGGAATACTTACGTACAAAACCCCTGTTACAACTATTCTACTGCATCCTCAACGGTTCAAAGTAACTGCAGCTCAATCGCCAGCTTTTATGGTTCTTCAGTAGTATCCTCTAACTTATACATGCAAATTGGTTCATCAAGTGATTTCCCTTCAATTAATGACGTGCTTTATGCAAGCAGTGGACTCCCGGGAGTATTTCTTACATACAATGGACCTTCACCTGCAACCCCCTATCCACCTAACTTTTCGATTAGCAATTACAATAGTGGCAATGTGCTAATTTCTTACTCCAAATCATTACCTAATATTGGTGGTTTTAGTACAAGCCCGACCAACGCGGGATTTGTGCCCTTTTCCCCACAAGTGCTTTATGCTCAACGTGGTTTTGGATATAACGGCAACCAATCTGCTACGACAGGAAACATTGTGGTTCCTATGACTAGTGCAGGAACAACGCCAACCCAGACGAGTATCAACAATGCCATTAGTGTATTTACACCCTACTTACAGCCTGAGACAAATTCCTCGTCAACTAAAGAAATTAAAGCTGCAGCAGTGCAATCACCAATTGCAGGTCTGCTCACAAAAGCTAACTCATACCTCACCTCATTAGGCACAACCAGTGGCAATGGTTGCCCACAGAAAAAATACGTTATTTTGATTTCTGATGGTCTTCCAACTCAAGATCTGAGTGGCAAACTATGGCCTCCCTTGGGCAGTGCCGCTGCGACTGGCTATGGTATTACTGCAACCTTTAATGCAGATGGCTCGCTTAAAAGTACCAATTGCCAAGCCTTAACCGATGCAATAAATACGATTACTACACTAAAACAAAATGGAATTCCAACCTATGTAATAGGCCTTGGGGCTGGAGTAAATCCCTCATTAAACCCCCAAGCAGCGTCTACACTGACGGCAATGGCTGTCGCTGGAGGCACCACCAACTATTACCCTGCTACCAGCTCAACCGATCTGGTTAATGATCTGAACTCCATTATGATTTCGATTCAAAATGGTTCCTATACAACCACTGCAGCATCAGTAAGTTCTACCCAACTGAGTACAAACACTGTGGAATATAAGGCCAGTTTTGTATCCAATGACAGCCCTTATCTCGACTGGACAGGAAGTTTAGTTGCCCTACCTCTTAATCCGACAACAGGGATTCCAACTGGAGCCACCAACTGGAATGCACAGCCTCTACTCGATACTCTAGTTGCTGGTTCAGGATGGTCATCCAACCGATTTATTGCCACCTGGAATCCTACAACTAATACCGGTGTCCCTTTTGAATGGGCCAATATAAGCACCAGCCAACAAACCGCGCTTCAACCTTCAGATTCATTAGGCCAGCAAAGGTTGCAGTATTTGCGTGGTAATACAGCCCTGGAGCTCCACAACGGTGGAAGCTTTAGAAATCGCTCCCATATTCTTGGTGATATCATAGACAGCCAAGTCTTATATGTAGGCCCCCCATCAGCACCTTATACCAGTTCAAGCTATCTTTCCTTTGCCCAAGCACAAGCGAATCGTACGCCAATGGTGTATGTTGGGGCAAACGATGGGATGTTACATGCATTTAATGCCGTGAATGGTCAGGAGGTATTTGCTTTTATTCCTAATGGGGTATTTAATAATCTTGTCTATCTTACTTCTCCTCTTTACAACTTAAGTCATCGTTTTTATGTGGATGGCTCACCTCAATCAGCAGATGTGCAATTTTCCGATACCAGTTGGCATACTGTGCTGGTTAGCAGTGAAAATGGAGGCGGCAACAGTATTTTTGGATTGGATATTACCAATCCTATCAATTTTGTTAATGAAACCAATCTGGCTCAAAAGGTACTTTGGGAATTTACTGACTCGGATATGGGTTTAGGTTATAGCCAACCACAAATCGCTCAAATTGGTTCGAGCAGTGCAACCCCGGCTACTTTTGCGGTCTTTTTTGGGAATGGTTACAACAATCCAAACAATACGGCAATACTGTATGCGATCAATCCACAAACAGGTGCATTGATCAGTAAGATCAATCTTTGTAATGCGGTGCCCGGCACATGCAGCACTTCAACGCCGCAAGGCTTATCCTCAGTTGCAGTGGCCAACCTAAATGGCTTTCAAGGAGTCCCCATAACTAATGTCTATGCAGGAGATTTACAAGGAAATATGTGGTCAGTAAATGTAAGCGATCTGAATCCTGCCAACTGGACTGTGCGCTTGTTGTTTCAAGCAAAAAACTCTTCCGGTACAGCCCAATCCATTACTACCGCACCAGTAGTAACCCTTAATCCCAATTACCCACGCATCCCCGGATTATTCGTTATGTTTGGTACTGGACAACTACTCCAAACCTCTGATCTGCTCAATACCCAAACACAAACAATTTATGGTGTTTTGGATAAACCGCAATCAAGTGTTACTTATACCCGGACTAATCTTCAACAACAAACCCTGAATTTAGTTTCAACGTCAACTTCGGGTTTATCCGTCCCTGTTGTTACAGCATCATCCACACCAGTTAACTGGAATAATCAATTTGGATGGTTTACTGATATGATTACCTCAGGACAGCGTATTGTTACCAATCCCACCATATTCAATGGAGCCTTTATCAGCACGTTAAACACCCCACCGCAATCGTGCGGTACCAGTTTTTCCTCCATGCTGCTTGAACTGAACTTCAAGACAGGTGGGTCATTTCCTAATCCGCAAATTACCGGTGTTAGTGCCAGTGGTTCTCCCACTAATCAATATTTATACTCAGGGGTTGTAGGCATTCAATTATCCAATAACTTTGCAAATGCACCAACTGTTGTATCGAATCAAAATAATTATGTCGTTCTGCTCATTACCCAAGCGAATGGCAGTCAATCAACTATATTGAACCCAAATACTTCTCAAAGAAAAACAGGGTGGTGGCAACTGCAATAA
- a CDS encoding type IV pilin protein — protein MNRTRRQGFTLIELMMAVLIMAILATIAYPYYVSFLLKSRRSDAIATLAQDQITLERCYSQNFSYNAACGSLPAFPQRSAQGFYSITLTNLGPTSYTLTATPIGSQTEDTTCASMTVDQANTKTAVDSSGTAQTICWNPT, from the coding sequence ATGAATCGAACACGAAGACAAGGCTTCACCTTAATCGAATTAATGATGGCCGTCCTTATTATGGCCATACTGGCTACAATCGCTTATCCTTATTACGTAAGTTTCTTGCTGAAATCACGCCGTTCTGATGCGATAGCTACCCTAGCACAAGATCAGATCACTCTTGAACGCTGTTATTCTCAAAATTTTTCCTATAATGCGGCTTGCGGTTCATTACCCGCCTTTCCACAAAGATCCGCACAAGGCTTTTACAGTATTACCCTAACGAATTTAGGTCCAACATCCTACACGCTGACAGCAACCCCTATAGGCAGTCAAACTGAAGATACGACCTGTGCCAGTATGACTGTGGATCAGGCCAACACAAAAACTGCTGTAGATTCATCAGGAACTGCACAAACTATTTGTTGGAATCCCACTTAA
- a CDS encoding DNA internalization-related competence protein ComEC/Rec2: protein MFAWLHQSLVLPKGIANIKTLSKHAAERQIPGGTKHGTGVLASVHEDLSTLPTTQGFSAVAFQKRSIAVIPKVTIEGTIASIPTQDFTKTQFLLALEQYDHLPAQGLIQLSWYKNAPKLHSGQRWRFTVKLKRPRNYLNPGSMDYVSSLAARHIFWIGYILPQENKLLNESPSNFSWLRLREYLSNQLTQLAPDQSTAGVVEALTLNLTSHISQENWDLFRRTGTTHLFGISGEHIALISGMIYWLVRWLWCKSARCCLLIPAPYVASIIGLLAAVCYAFLAGFAPPVQRALIGCFFYTLYRLGKLRFSTWQAWRYALFGVLCIEPHAVFMQGFYFSFIAVACLLLTQQRWRLKGYKGNLAIQLSCLIGLMPLTLHWYAYGSINGFIANLFAIPLVGLLIVPLALITMTFCSWSFAGLLMKLLALLIALLFKGLNLIEHLAHININGSIQGMEWVIVLMGVLLMWVLLPIKPFQWIAPLWVLLAVFPHQTIRSPGEAVIDILDVGQGLAVVVRTQNHVLIYDTGDRFFQGNDLGKMVILPYLKTLRVNKIDAVVISHPDKDHRGGLNSLENGVLVAKRLVNEPFYYNNHGVRCHDYPPWRWDKVYFRFLPITTHFKNKNNNSCILQISTEAGKVLLTGDIEKTAEDYLIRTYGDELASDVLIVPHHGSKTSSSYRFLLEVAPRYAIASLGFDNRFHFPHAKTLARMKSLNIPFYRTDHCGMTQITLPVQGEIKSPICYSGLKKV from the coding sequence ATGTTCGCTTGGCTGCACCAATCTTTGGTTTTACCCAAAGGAATAGCAAATATTAAAACTCTTTCGAAACACGCTGCGGAGAGACAAATACCAGGAGGAACGAAGCACGGAACCGGAGTGCTCGCATCAGTACATGAAGATTTGAGCACCCTACCGACAACGCAGGGGTTCTCTGCAGTAGCGTTTCAAAAGAGATCTATTGCGGTAATACCCAAGGTCACAATAGAAGGAACCATTGCATCCATTCCTACCCAGGATTTTACCAAAACCCAATTTTTATTAGCTCTTGAACAATACGATCATCTTCCTGCACAAGGTTTAATTCAATTATCCTGGTATAAAAATGCCCCCAAGTTACATTCAGGACAACGATGGCGATTCACGGTCAAATTGAAAAGGCCACGCAATTATCTTAATCCTGGAAGCATGGATTACGTGAGCTCACTTGCAGCACGGCATATCTTTTGGATCGGTTATATTCTTCCCCAAGAAAATAAACTGCTTAATGAATCACCTTCTAATTTTAGTTGGCTGCGATTACGTGAGTATTTAAGCAATCAACTCACCCAATTAGCCCCAGATCAATCCACAGCAGGTGTTGTTGAAGCCTTAACTTTAAATTTAACAAGCCATATTAGCCAAGAAAATTGGGATTTATTTAGGCGCACAGGCACAACTCATCTTTTTGGAATCTCTGGGGAGCATATTGCATTGATATCCGGGATGATTTATTGGCTGGTTCGCTGGTTATGGTGTAAAAGTGCGCGCTGCTGCTTATTGATTCCTGCCCCCTACGTAGCCAGCATTATAGGTCTCTTAGCTGCTGTATGTTATGCCTTTTTAGCGGGATTTGCCCCACCGGTACAAAGGGCATTAATCGGTTGTTTCTTTTATACGCTCTATCGCTTAGGAAAATTGCGCTTTTCTACCTGGCAAGCATGGCGTTATGCTTTGTTTGGGGTTTTATGTATTGAGCCTCATGCAGTGTTCATGCAAGGATTTTATTTTTCATTCATCGCAGTTGCTTGTTTGCTTTTGACACAACAACGCTGGAGATTAAAAGGTTATAAAGGAAATTTAGCCATACAATTGAGTTGTTTAATTGGACTGATGCCTTTAACCCTGCACTGGTATGCTTATGGTTCCATAAATGGATTTATTGCGAACTTATTTGCTATTCCTTTGGTTGGTCTACTGATTGTCCCTTTAGCATTAATCACCATGACGTTCTGTTCTTGGAGTTTTGCTGGTTTATTGATGAAACTTTTGGCCTTACTGATTGCCTTATTATTTAAAGGATTAAATTTAATTGAGCATTTGGCACACATTAATATCAATGGATCCATTCAAGGTATGGAATGGGTTATTGTTCTAATGGGAGTACTTTTGATGTGGGTTTTATTGCCAATTAAGCCCTTTCAATGGATTGCACCACTGTGGGTTCTACTCGCCGTTTTTCCTCATCAAACGATACGCTCCCCAGGAGAAGCAGTGATTGATATTTTAGATGTTGGCCAAGGATTGGCAGTAGTCGTAAGGACTCAAAATCATGTTCTGATCTACGATACCGGAGATCGATTTTTCCAAGGGAATGATTTAGGAAAAATGGTGATCTTGCCTTATCTTAAAACGTTAAGAGTCAATAAAATTGATGCTGTAGTTATTAGCCATCCAGATAAAGATCACCGGGGCGGACTTAACTCGCTGGAGAATGGGGTACTCGTAGCGAAACGATTAGTAAACGAGCCTTTTTATTATAATAATCATGGGGTGCGATGTCATGATTACCCGCCATGGAGATGGGATAAGGTGTATTTTCGTTTTTTGCCTATCACCACTCATTTTAAAAATAAAAATAACAATTCGTGTATTTTACAAATAAGTACAGAAGCTGGAAAAGTACTCTTAACCGGCGACATCGAAAAGACAGCCGAAGATTATTTGATAAGAACGTATGGAGACGAACTCGCATCTGATGTTTTAATTGTTCCCCATCATGGGAGTAAAACCTCGTCTTCTTATCGATTTTTACTGGAGGTTGCTCCCCGTTATGCAATAGCTTCTTTAGGTTTTGACAATCGCTTTCATTTTCCACATGCTAAAACATTAGCACGTATGAAATCCTTGAATATTCCCTTTTATAGAACGGACCATTGTGGGATGACACAAATCACCTTGCCTGTTCAAGGAGAAATTAAAAGCCCGATTTGTTATAGTGGCCTTAAAAAGGTGTAG
- a CDS encoding bifunctional transcriptional activator/DNA repair enzyme AdaA, which translates to MLSNSVKNEYYQALLAKNSKYEGIFFVGVKSTGIFCRPTCPAKKPKFENCEFFHTVQEALLASYRPCARCQPLSYSNQASHLIQKLVAAVEANPEKRWKDKDFVALGVDTSTVRRQFKKRFGITFVAYARARRMGIAMKQIREGKIVIEAQVNVGYESSSGFRDAFSKIMGAAPSQLDKHHIVLKASWFDSPLGPMLAVADQEALYLLEFVDRRGLEREVERLRKKMNAAIIPGEAPPLHSIEEELKAYFEGNLKEFNTPIHMLGSPFQKMAWHALTLIPYGETRSYAEQAQALDKPTAYRAVANANGANSLAIIVPCHRIINSSGDLGGYGGGIARKKWLLEHEKRNK; encoded by the coding sequence ATGTTATCTAATTCGGTAAAGAATGAGTATTACCAAGCACTACTTGCTAAAAACTCCAAATATGAAGGCATATTTTTTGTAGGTGTTAAATCGACTGGAATATTTTGTCGACCAACTTGTCCCGCAAAAAAACCTAAATTTGAAAATTGTGAATTTTTTCATACTGTACAAGAGGCACTTCTTGCTTCATATAGACCCTGTGCGCGCTGCCAACCGTTGTCCTATTCCAATCAGGCTTCGCATTTAATTCAAAAGTTAGTTGCGGCGGTAGAGGCCAATCCTGAAAAGAGATGGAAAGACAAAGACTTTGTAGCGTTAGGAGTTGATACATCAACTGTACGTAGACAATTTAAAAAACGCTTTGGGATAACCTTTGTTGCGTATGCACGTGCAAGAAGAATGGGTATTGCCATGAAACAAATTCGTGAGGGTAAAATAGTGATTGAAGCACAAGTTAATGTGGGATATGAATCCAGTAGTGGTTTCCGCGATGCCTTTTCTAAAATTATGGGTGCAGCCCCTTCACAATTAGACAAGCATCATATTGTTTTAAAAGCTTCCTGGTTTGACTCACCCTTAGGGCCAATGCTTGCAGTAGCGGATCAAGAAGCTTTATATCTTTTGGAATTCGTAGACAGAAGAGGACTAGAGCGAGAAGTGGAACGGCTGAGAAAAAAAATGAACGCAGCCATTATCCCAGGAGAGGCACCCCCACTTCATTCTATTGAAGAAGAGCTTAAAGCGTATTTTGAGGGAAACCTAAAAGAGTTCAATACCCCAATACATATGCTGGGTAGTCCTTTTCAAAAAATGGCCTGGCATGCTTTAACGCTTATTCCCTATGGAGAAACGAGAAGTTATGCGGAACAAGCTCAAGCATTAGATAAACCTACCGCATATAGGGCTGTAGCCAATGCGAATGGTGCAAACTCACTTGCAATTATTGTACCTTGCCATCGAATCATTAATTCCAGTGGCGATCTGGGAGGTTATGGTGGTGGGATCGCACGTAAAAAATGGTTACTTGAGCATGAAAAGAGAAATAAATAA
- a CDS encoding mechanosensitive ion channel family protein produces the protein MDYTLEYLKHVDWERIAFAVFLIFFGYFLAKKMSHLIEKIIESRFSKHHAMLSSRVVYYGLFLLFSVSALHELGFKLTILLSTAGLFTVALSFASQTAASNLISGVFLLFERPFQVGDVISIKDIKGTVETIDWLSTKIKTSDNRLIRIPNEGLIKSEITNLSIYPQKRDEIVLRIDAVHDVTTIKSLLYKICEECSYILPKPRTQILLSQMIDRGGVELKILYWSKNDLAMVRDEVLSAVKTTFEREAITFVNERVFMPPIPSSSTPLPL, from the coding sequence ATGGATTACACATTAGAATATTTGAAACATGTGGACTGGGAGCGTATTGCTTTTGCTGTATTTTTGATCTTTTTTGGCTATTTTCTTGCAAAGAAAATGAGTCATTTGATTGAAAAAATAATTGAAAGTAGATTTTCAAAGCATCACGCCATGTTATCAAGTCGCGTGGTTTATTACGGCCTGTTTTTGCTTTTTTCAGTTTCAGCATTGCATGAACTTGGATTTAAACTGACTATCTTGTTAAGTACTGCGGGTTTGTTTACTGTAGCCTTAAGTTTTGCTTCGCAAACTGCTGCATCCAACCTCATTAGTGGCGTTTTTCTTTTGTTTGAACGTCCTTTTCAAGTAGGGGATGTCATTTCTATTAAAGACATTAAAGGGACAGTAGAAACAATCGACTGGCTATCAACTAAAATCAAAACCAGTGATAATCGATTGATCCGCATACCTAATGAAGGTTTGATTAAATCAGAAATCACCAATTTAAGTATTTATCCCCAAAAACGTGATGAGATAGTACTTCGAATTGATGCAGTACATGATGTTACCACGATTAAATCATTACTCTACAAAATTTGTGAAGAATGCAGCTATATTCTACCTAAACCCAGGACTCAAATTTTATTATCGCAGATGATTGATAGGGGCGGTGTTGAGCTTAAAATCTTGTATTGGTCAAAAAACGATTTGGCTATGGTGCGTGACGAAGTCCTTTCTGCAGTTAAAACCACATTTGAACGAGAAGCAATCACTTTTGTGAACGAACGAGTCTTTATGCCGCCTATTCCTTCTTCATCCACACCACTGCCTTTATAG
- a CDS encoding Rrf2 family transcriptional regulator, producing MQLTQFTDYSLRALIYIAIKQNTCTIDDIACVYDISRNHLIKIIHNLSKLGIIKTIRGKNGGLMMAKNPADINLKALVLQLEPHFDLVPCFNKDKANCCIAPTCKLRKLLLDAQNAFFTVLEQFSLEDIIQNKVELYPLLKITQGEFDEQNKNQTYL from the coding sequence ATGCAACTGACTCAATTTACTGATTATTCATTACGCGCTTTGATTTATATCGCGATAAAACAAAATACGTGCACTATTGATGATATCGCCTGTGTGTATGATATTTCACGCAATCATTTAATAAAAATAATCCATAATTTGTCTAAACTAGGAATTATTAAAACAATTAGAGGAAAAAATGGTGGCCTTATGATGGCTAAAAATCCTGCCGACATTAATTTGAAAGCTCTGGTTTTGCAACTTGAACCGCACTTTGATCTCGTGCCGTGTTTCAACAAAGATAAAGCAAATTGTTGCATCGCCCCCACATGTAAATTACGAAAGCTGCTCCTTGATGCACAAAATGCATTTTTTACCGTTTTAGAACAATTCAGTTTAGAAGATATCATTCAAAACAAAGTCGAACTTTATCCATTACTCAAAATAACTCAAGGAGAATTCGATGAACAAAATAAAAATCAAACGTATTTATGA